One Micavibrio aeruginosavorus ARL-13 genomic window carries:
- a CDS encoding PaaI family thioesterase, translated as MIWFKPYSIEDIRNFNTHDNILDRLGIEIHEIGPDFIKLRMPVDHRTHQIHGILHGGASCVLAETAGSIASLMCIDADKNYAVGSAITCNHLRPVKDGFVTATCRPVHLGRTKHVWDIDIRSDTNKLVAKSELTCAVTPKGSA; from the coding sequence ATGATCTGGTTCAAACCCTATTCCATTGAAGATATTCGCAATTTCAATACACACGATAATATTCTCGATCGCTTGGGCATTGAAATTCATGAAATCGGGCCGGATTTTATCAAGCTGCGTATGCCGGTCGATCACCGCACACACCAAATTCACGGCATTTTGCACGGTGGTGCATCATGCGTTCTGGCCGAAACGGCGGGCAGCATTGCGTCCTTGATGTGTATTGATGCCGACAAAAACTATGCGGTCGGCTCCGCCATCACCTGTAACCATTTACGCCCGGTGAAGGACGGATTCGTTACCGCCACATGCCGCCCTGTGCATCTGGGCCGCACCAAACATGTGTGGGATATCGACATCCGATCAGACACCAACAAGCTGGTCGCGAAAAGCGAACTGACCTGTGCCGTTACACCGAAGGGGTCGGCGTAA
- a CDS encoding class I SAM-dependent methyltransferase encodes MTSESTIKAYYERAGLLELIDAGLKEAGVDPLRPGPDDLSPFDEFHIGGKRATADFINRLGFHAGMTVLDIGSGLGGPARYVAHEMGANVIGIDLSPEYCAVATELSRRMGMGSRTQFRVGNAEALDFADASFNGAYTIHTGMNILDKTVLYKGVHDILKPGAIFGIYDVMAGPAGTPPAFPLPWAGGSETSHLVTPPDTEMLLTFCGFEILAKANQSAQALAAFDAAAKMGDRPGLARVMGPEFAQSLQNLAVSVKNGALAPWIFVARRV; translated from the coding sequence ATGACATCTGAATCTACGATTAAAGCGTATTATGAGCGGGCGGGCCTTCTGGAGTTGATTGATGCAGGATTAAAAGAGGCGGGCGTCGATCCCCTGCGCCCCGGTCCCGATGATTTATCCCCCTTTGATGAATTTCATATTGGCGGCAAACGCGCCACGGCTGATTTTATCAACCGTCTGGGGTTCCACGCGGGTATGACCGTGTTGGATATTGGCAGTGGCCTGGGCGGCCCGGCGCGGTACGTCGCGCATGAAATGGGGGCCAACGTGATCGGGATTGATCTGTCGCCGGAATATTGCGCCGTTGCCACAGAATTATCCCGCCGCATGGGCATGGGGTCACGCACGCAATTTCGTGTCGGCAATGCGGAAGCACTGGATTTTGCCGATGCCAGTTTCAATGGGGCCTATACCATCCATACCGGCATGAACATTCTGGATAAAACCGTTCTGTATAAGGGTGTTCACGACATTCTGAAGCCCGGGGCCATATTCGGCATATATGATGTGATGGCGGGGCCGGCGGGAACACCGCCCGCATTCCCGTTGCCATGGGCGGGGGGGAGCGAAACCAGCCATTTGGTCACGCCACCGGATACGGAGATGTTGCTGACCTTCTGTGGGTTTGAAATCCTTGCCAAGGCGAATCAATCGGCACAGGCCTTGGCCGCCTTTGACGCGGCGGCCAAAATGGGCGATCGCCCCGGTCTGGCCCGTGTTATGGGGCCCGAATTTGCCCAATCCCTGCAAAATCTGGCCGTATCCGTGAAAAACGGGGCCTTGGCCCCGTGGATTTTTGTGGCCCGCCGTGTATAA
- a CDS encoding SbmA/BacA-like family transporter: MSGRLRRLRDLFKLESANTGWDCPVMAPDISAQKRKELLEATMLETPRSATRTVLGVLSPYWLKAGKIERGIATGLLATSLFMTWYSVQMTVEFGEWSGGLTNTVQHLAQSVKTARPELIAKSVDQYPALKSAMDEHPILNEAIHTYPDLTAFLNNKKFADVIKNDAALQDVLNKNSSLEELVSALPGVEKTIAQSPELMGQVSAMKTLLTQNLMELPETQEHLDTLKSLSGSGFFDAWGKVAKTTYAGTTHVLKNGWNDSDEQLKDMKGSLRDAWYNKDLATIALKFTAMAIISYKAAQYFALRWRLWSTGYYTNRWTTSSAYMRMRTLFNNIDNPAQRIEQDPAKFTAGAVSLMTGVTSAGITLGAFSSQLWAMGPLFGVAGGFFWLGAAYAAALTALTMKAGYKLPSIQRGQQRRDADLRAVLDKIHTNADVIAQNKTESVERELVNRRLTPVMKNSVREIGTQVKLILVDATAGNLSIPIPWIVGAFGVAAGTASMGTVSMINYAFNRVTSAMSFVVNRFEQLSQMKATADRIYMFDRAVQAAHYIDAEKKQAAKRVIIPKEMPAMKISGPEA, from the coding sequence ATGTCTGGCCGTCTTCGCCGTCTGCGCGATCTATTCAAACTTGAATCTGCCAACACCGGATGGGATTGCCCCGTCATGGCACCGGACATTTCGGCCCAGAAGCGCAAAGAGCTTCTGGAGGCGACAATGCTGGAAACACCGCGCAGTGCCACGCGGACCGTTCTGGGGGTTTTATCTCCCTATTGGTTGAAAGCGGGCAAGATCGAACGCGGGATTGCAACGGGCTTGCTGGCCACGTCGCTGTTCATGACCTGGTATTCCGTACAGATGACTGTGGAGTTCGGTGAATGGAGCGGTGGTTTAACCAACACGGTTCAGCATTTGGCGCAGTCGGTTAAAACCGCGCGGCCTGAACTGATCGCAAAATCGGTTGATCAATATCCGGCCTTGAAATCCGCAATGGACGAGCATCCTATTTTGAATGAAGCCATCCATACATATCCGGATTTAACTGCGTTTTTGAATAATAAAAAATTTGCAGACGTTATAAAAAATGATGCAGCGCTCCAGGATGTATTAAACAAAAATTCGTCGTTGGAAGAATTGGTTTCGGCCTTGCCCGGTGTTGAAAAAACCATTGCCCAAAGCCCTGAATTGATGGGGCAGGTCAGTGCGATGAAAACGCTCCTGACCCAGAATTTAATGGAGCTGCCTGAAACGCAGGAGCATCTGGACACGCTCAAAAGCTTGAGTGGGAGCGGATTTTTTGATGCTTGGGGAAAGGTGGCAAAAACCACCTATGCCGGCACAACCCATGTCCTGAAAAACGGCTGGAACGATAGCGATGAACAGCTGAAGGATATGAAAGGCTCGCTGCGCGATGCCTGGTACAACAAGGATCTGGCAACTATTGCGCTGAAATTCACAGCCATGGCCATCATTTCGTACAAGGCTGCGCAATATTTTGCCCTGCGCTGGCGGCTCTGGTCCACGGGGTATTATACCAACCGCTGGACGACGTCATCCGCCTATATGCGCATGCGGACCCTGTTTAACAATATTGACAACCCGGCGCAGCGGATTGAACAGGATCCTGCGAAATTCACGGCGGGTGCCGTATCGCTGATGACGGGTGTGACCAGTGCCGGGATCACGTTGGGCGCGTTTTCCAGCCAGCTATGGGCGATGGGGCCGTTGTTCGGCGTGGCGGGTGGTTTCTTCTGGCTTGGGGCGGCTTATGCCGCGGCTTTGACGGCGTTGACCATGAAAGCCGGGTACAAATTGCCGTCCATTCAACGGGGGCAACAACGCCGCGATGCGGATTTGCGGGCGGTTCTGGATAAGATCCACACCAATGCTGATGTCATTGCACAAAATAAAACTGAATCGGTCGAGCGCGAGCTGGTCAATCGTCGCCTGACCCCGGTGATGAAGAACTCGGTGCGCGAAATCGGGACGCAGGTCAAACTGATTTTGGTGGATGCAACCGCGGGGAACCTGTCCATTCCTATTCCATGGATTGTTGGTGCGTTTGGCGTGGCGGCGGGCACGGCGTCCATGGGGACAGTATCCATGATCAACTACGCCTTTAACCGCGTTACATCGGCGATGAGCTTCGTTGTTAATCGTTTCGAACAATTGTCGCAAATGAAAGCAACGGCGGATCGTATCTATATGTTCGACCGCGCGGTCCAAGCGGCGCATTACATTGATGCGGAAAAGAAACAAGCGGCCAAGCGCGTCATTATCCCAAAAGAGATGCCCGCCATGAAAATTTCCGGACCGGAGGCATAA
- a CDS encoding ATP-binding cassette domain-containing protein — protein MAKAFDEFYKSTAPIAHSEVPFIVVTESADDCPDIRVYDLTVRTPGDNPRVLLQGVNLHFKPGDRVIFTGASGSGKTTAVKALMNSWDYGQGLVVMPRNVKTMLFSQAAYAPNANLRTILNMTTEGKENFTDRELRHALQSVGLNKLVEQIPGQQVEILIDEMMNHLKNTSHLKKDVGQVAVDFVQRRIPEMFSTVQFVPNEQRNYLRQSLRTHVPESDFDDVFHRVADAMDDALMAPLQKRLALFAADIATRKRGKIYAYTPAKIKYFAWSLRRALNKAVKAYMNNDDTDDAFREIRLNEYQTRRVVDTIVNHTRDEMMKQASSGPMHQVFNAASWPLSLAAVRMKARSAVNEIVQAVTFFMEKQVMTGDTMSLSGGERQKLMIAIATLHQPDILFLDEITAALDKETGAILYKDMLDHLPKHTIVLSIAHNTHIMPYHTLHAHLENQGITVRRIAQQAPGVTPTPSV, from the coding sequence ATGGCCAAGGCATTTGATGAATTTTACAAAAGCACCGCCCCGATTGCGCACAGTGAAGTGCCCTTCATTGTCGTGACCGAAAGTGCGGATGATTGCCCGGATATTCGAGTCTATGACCTGACCGTGCGCACACCGGGGGATAATCCGCGTGTGTTGTTACAGGGCGTAAACCTGCATTTCAAACCCGGCGATCGCGTGATTTTCACCGGAGCATCAGGCAGTGGTAAAACCACCGCTGTCAAAGCCCTGATGAACAGCTGGGATTACGGGCAGGGGTTGGTGGTGATGCCGCGCAACGTGAAAACCATGTTGTTTTCCCAAGCGGCCTATGCGCCCAATGCCAATCTTCGCACCATCCTGAATATGACGACCGAGGGCAAAGAAAATTTCACTGACCGGGAATTGCGTCATGCGCTTCAAAGCGTTGGTCTGAACAAGCTTGTTGAGCAAATTCCGGGACAACAGGTCGAAATCCTGATTGATGAGATGATGAATCATCTGAAGAACACGTCTCATCTGAAAAAGGATGTTGGTCAGGTCGCTGTCGATTTTGTGCAACGTCGCATTCCTGAAATGTTTTCAACAGTACAATTTGTTCCAAATGAACAACGAAACTACCTGCGTCAATCTTTGCGGACTCATGTACCTGAAAGTGACTTTGACGATGTTTTCCATCGCGTTGCCGATGCGATGGATGATGCATTGATGGCGCCGCTGCAAAAACGCCTGGCCTTGTTTGCTGCGGATATCGCCACACGCAAGCGCGGGAAAATCTACGCTTATACGCCCGCAAAGATTAAATATTTTGCGTGGTCATTGCGTCGTGCTTTGAATAAAGCCGTCAAGGCCTATATGAACAATGATGATACGGACGATGCCTTCCGCGAAATCCGCCTGAATGAATATCAGACGCGGCGTGTTGTGGACACCATTGTCAATCACACACGCGATGAAATGATGAAGCAGGCCTCATCCGGTCCGATGCATCAGGTCTTTAATGCTGCCAGCTGGCCGCTCAGTCTGGCCGCGGTGCGTATGAAAGCGCGCAGTGCCGTAAACGAGATTGTTCAGGCCGTAACATTTTTCATGGAAAAACAGGTCATGACGGGGGATACCATGTCCCTGTCCGGTGGTGAGCGGCAGAAATTGATGATTGCCATAGCGACGTTGCATCAACCGGATATTCTGTTTCTGGATGAAATCACGGCGGCGCTGGACAAGGAAACGGGGGCAATCCTTTACAAGGACATGCTGGATCATTTACCAAAACACACGATTGTTCTGAGCATTGCGCATAATACGCATATTATGCCGTATCATACTCTGCATGCACATCTGGAAAACCAGGGCATTACCGTGCGCCGTATTGCGCAACAGGCCCCGGGCGTTACGCCGACCCCTTCGGTGTAA